The following nucleotide sequence is from uncultured Campylobacter sp..
CGCGTAGAGGGCAAGCAGATCATCGCAAAAGAGGGGCTCGATAAAAATTTCCCCTGCTTTAAGGTATCGCTTGCGTTTATGAACTTTTTGCATATCGCGCTTTGTAAAATTTACGAGCCGCGCTACGAGAGCTTTGAAATTTACAAAAAAGCGGCGCACGCCGTGATCTACGACAAAGATCGAAATTTAAAAAGCAAAGCAGATCCGCTCTGCGGCGAAATTTTTGTAAATTTAATCTACGGCGAGGATGCGAGCGACAAAGACGCAAAAGACGCGGGCGAGCGGCGCTTTAAATTTAACGATAAATCCTTTAAAAAGCTGCCCGGCTCGGCGCCTTTGTCTGAATTTTTGCTGCGCTTAGCCAAGGAGGATAAAAAGCAAATTTTTATGCAAGGCGGCGAGCGACCGAATTTTTTCATCATCACCGGCTATCTGGGCTCGGGCAAGACGAAATTTATCCAAAATTTCATCGAGCACGAAACGGCGCAAAATAGATTTACGGGTATCATCCAAAACGAGATCGGCAAGATCGGTCTCGACGGCGCACTGCTGGATGCCAAATACGCGCTCGTAGAGATCGACGAGGGGTGCGTTTGCTGCTCAATGGCGGGGCAGATTAAGCTCGCAATTTCGCAGCTAAAGCCCAAAAAGCCCGACAGTATCGTACTTGAAACCACGGGCGTCGCCAATCCTTTCAATATCTTAAGCGAGCTAAACGAGATCAAGGACGCGGTCAATCTATGCGCCATCGTCACCGTCGTCGATGGAGCGAATTTTTTAAAAGAGCGCGGCAGATCAAAAATAATGCTCGAGCAGATCAAAGCCGCCGACGTCATAGTGCTCAATAAAATCGATCTGATCTCGCCCGAGCAGAAGGAGCGGATACGGCAAGCTTTGATCCAAAACAACCGCTGCGCCGAGATATTCGAGACGGTGGGCGCCGAGCTAAATCCAAACTATCTGCTCTACCGCCAGAGCGACACCTCGTATATGGCGTCCGTCCTGCTCGAGGGCAAAATGCATGTGACGCACGAAGACGAGGGGATAGCCTCGTTTAAAAAGGATCTTCCTGAGGCCATCGATAGGCAAAATTTCATCAAATTTATGAGCGATATGCCAGAAAATTTTTACCGCATCAAAGGGCTTGCGAGCTTTAAAGATGATGAAGCGCAATACGTAGTGCAGTTCGTAGGCGGCAAATTTGAGATAACGCCTTTTAGCGATTGTAAACGCTGCGATAATTTTTTGGTCTTCATCGGGCGAGGGATAGATAAAAGCGCTTTGGTTTTGGATAAATTTATAAATAATTAATCAAAAATAGACAAGTAAACGCATTTTAGGGTTTTGATCAAAACTATTGTATAAACAGCCGACAATTCGAAACAAGAGCAAAATAGGCTGCGACTTTGGATTTATTATTCCCTATAGGTTTGTTAAGATCTTTTTTATAATATCCATAAATATAGTATATTTATCCTTTTTCATATCATTTTTGGAAATATTATTTATGAGCCTATTTTTAAATTCTTTAATTTTGTTTTTATCTTTTATAATTTTATTTATATTGGCCATGCAAGCTTTACCATTATCATACTCTTTTATATCAAATTTTTCACTTTCTAAATTATTTAATACATATTTATCGC
It contains:
- a CDS encoding GTP-binding protein — translated: MDRSMEFQDIFPLKFKYSFEDYRSLMRCILMKSLYDSDVKSSSRYQGMYKGNYFNECWSIKFGFYGGIYGIVLREVEEGAGAFELYYFPSANDELLGSVSLFEAVLAGEPEFLTKVRNFSAHEELLNNFGVATIYIKPQERGLTLSFKTKLRDRSYAKDGVRVEGKQIIAKEGLDKNFPCFKVSLAFMNFLHIALCKIYEPRYESFEIYKKAAHAVIYDKDRNLKSKADPLCGEIFVNLIYGEDASDKDAKDAGERRFKFNDKSFKKLPGSAPLSEFLLRLAKEDKKQIFMQGGERPNFFIITGYLGSGKTKFIQNFIEHETAQNRFTGIIQNEIGKIGLDGALLDAKYALVEIDEGCVCCSMAGQIKLAISQLKPKKPDSIVLETTGVANPFNILSELNEIKDAVNLCAIVTVVDGANFLKERGRSKIMLEQIKAADVIVLNKIDLISPEQKERIRQALIQNNRCAEIFETVGAELNPNYLLYRQSDTSYMASVLLEGKMHVTHEDEGIASFKKDLPEAIDRQNFIKFMSDMPENFYRIKGLASFKDDEAQYVVQFVGGKFEITPFSDCKRCDNFLVFIGRGIDKSALVLDKFINN